The DNA sequence TTGGGGTTGGTCGTTGATGACCTCGTGGACTGCGACGGCATTGTGCGCATCACCGGCAAGGGCAACAAACAGCGAATCGTCCCGGTCGGTTCTCAAGCACTGGCTGCGGTGAATGACTACCTCGTGCGGGCACGCCCAGCCTTTGCCACCGGCGCATCTCACGCTCTGCTGTTGAATAAGCGCGGTGGGGCTCTGTCCCGGCAATCCGCCTGGGCGGTGCTCAAGAGCGCGGGAGCGCGCGCGGGGTTGGCCAAAGACATCTCGCCGCACACCCTCCGCCACTCCTATGCCACCCACCTGTTGGAGGGCGGCGCCGACGTGCGCTCCGTCCAGGAACTGCTTGGCCATTCCTCGGTGACCACGACCCAGATTTATACTCACGTGACGGCGGAGAATCTGCGCCAGGTGTGGCGGGAAGCGCACCCACGCGCATAGGTGGAACACCGGAAAAAGTCTGGTCTGTGCGCTTGACTGGGCGGACGAGGATCAAGCCCTGGACGCGCCTCCACCAGCACGGCGCGAGTGGGGGTAGTCTGTGGATGACATTCGTGTAAGTCGTGTAAGCAACGTCAAGGAAGAGGGAGTGACTGTGACCGGAGACGGACTCTTTGAGACTCCGGGTTCTGAACTCGGATTGACCGGACGGCCCGTCCGCGATCTGCCTCAACCTGCCCCTTTAGAAAAGCACGGTCCCGCCAAGATCATCGCCATGTGTAACCAAAAGGGCGGCGTGGGTAAGACGACGTCCACGATTAACCTGGGTGCTTGCCTGGCTGAGCAAGGCCGGAAAGTGTTGCTCGTTGACCTAGACCCGCAGGGTGCCTTGTCCGCCGGACTTGGCGTGCCCTTCGACGAGCTCGATCTGACGGTCTACAACCTGCTCATCGATAACCAAACCTCCATTCACTCCGCCATTCACTCGACGAGCGTCCCGGGCATGGACCTTGTCCCCGCCAACATCGACCTCTCGGCTGCGGAGATCCAGTTGGTCAATGAGGTTGGCCGCGAGCAGACGCTGGCCCGGGCGCTGCGCCCGGTGATGAAGGACTATGACTTCATCATCCTCGACTGCCAGCCCTCCCTGGGACTGCTCACCGTTAATGCGCTGGCGTGTTCCCATGGTGTGATCATTCCCATGGAGTGCGAGTACTTCTCTCTCCGCGGCCTCGCGCTGCTGACGGACACGGTGGAGAAGGTGAGTGACCGCCTCAATTTTGATTTGGAGATCCTCGGCATTTTGGTCACGATGTTTGATCGCCGGACCTCCCACGCCCGGGAAGTGATGTCGCGCGTGGTGGAGGTCTTTGGCGATCAAGTCTTTGACTCCGTGATCACTCGCACCGTCCGCTTCCCAGAAACGTCCGTGGCCGGCGAGCCCATCATCACCTGGGCACCCAGCTCGCAGGGCGCCGAGCAGTATCGCCACCTCGCGCTCGAGGTCCTGGAGCGGACCAGCTAATTCACGTGTCCGCACCGACGATTACTATCCCGCCCCGCAGGTCGGCGGATCTGCCCGCCGCGGTGGCGGAGCAACCAGAGCTGCCGGGCTTCCGCGTTGCCCTGAAGAACTTCGAGGGTCCTTTTGACCTGCTCCTGCAGCTCATCGGGGCCAAGAAGCTCGACGTCACCGAGGTCGCACTTTCCGAAGTCACTGATGATTTCATTGCCTACACCCGGCGTCTCGGGGAAACCGCGGATCTGGATGAGACGACGGAGTTCCTCGTGGTGGCGGCGACGTTGTTGGACCTGAAAGCCGCCCGGCTCCTTCCCCGCGGCGAGGTCGACGACTTGGAAGACCTCGCACTGCTAGAAACCCGCGATATTCTCTTCGCCCGTCTCCTGCAGTACAAGGCGTATAAGCAGGTGGCGGACCTGTTTGCGCAGCGGCAAAAGAACGCTCAGCGGCGGTACCCGCGGGCGGTTGGAATGGAAGAGCAGTTTGCTGATCTCCTCCCTCCGGTGACGCTCGGCCACACGCCTGCGACCTTTGCGGAGATGGCGGCGAGTGTTTTCCGGCCCAAGCCACCAGAGGAAGTCGGGATTGGCCATATCCATCAGGTCGCCGTCTCCGTTCCGGAACAGGCTGGCCGGATTCTGGATACCCTGCGGCTCATGGGACAAAATCATTGGCTAACTTTCGCGGCATTGACTCGTGATTGCACCTTGTCGATGGAGGTCGTGGGTCGATTCCTCGCCCTGCTAGAGCTCTACAAGGCCAAGGCCGTGGAGGCTGAGCAGGCTGAGCCACTGGGGGAACTCACCGTTGCCTGGACAGGCCTCGACGTCGACCCGGCCGTGGTCGCGGCGAGGAACTGGGACTGACTCACGGCTTGCGGTGCATTCGGTATCGTAGAGTCGATTGCGAATAGTGATTGGTGCCGGGAGGAGAGCGAAATGACCAGGTGGCTCAGTGGAATCGCGTCGATTCTCTTCGGAGGGTTTATCTACTTCATTACGCTCAATGAACTAGTACTGGCGATCATTCCTGCTCTTCTCCTCATGGCAGTGACTTTTGTTGGCGGGCAGCCATTCAAGGCATCCACCCGCGAAGAGCGGATGCCTTCCTGGGCACTTATTACCCTCTTCCTCCTGGCTGGACTTGGCTACCTCATGCCCGATCGGCTCACATATGCTCTACCCCTCGGGTGTGCTGCCGCGGCAGTCGCTTTCGTTCTCCTGAGCGTCCGGGGAAAGAACAGCATTCCCCAGGCAGGCTGAGGATCTAGCTAGGCACCACGGAGGATGCGACCATGCTGTCCAGGCCACCAGATCTAGCCCAACCTAGGCTGCGGTTTCTTCCGTAGTCCGCCGCAAGGCGCGGGCTGCAAAGAACACGCCCACCGCGATGGCAACGACGGTGCCGGTGACGCTGAGAAGGTAGGTGCGTTCGGCGACGGCGTTGCTTGGGTCGAAGAATCGGGACAGTGACCCGGCCAGGGAGGTTCCGATGGCCAAGGTGAGAAAGTAGAGCGCGGAGAAGCGAGTGGCAAAGGCGGCGGGCGCGTGGGCGCTGGTGGCCGCCATGCCGACGGGGCCGATGAGGAGCTCGCCCAAGGAGAAGAGCAGGATGCAGCCCGCGAGTGCGAGGAAGGGCGTGGATCCGGCGGCGCCGCCAGTAAAGGGGAGCAGGACGAGCATGCCCGCCCCGGCAATGAGGAGACCAGAGGCCATCGTGGTGGCGGAGTGCAGGCCGCGGCGGGTGCGCAGGCGTGCGAGCACCCACGCCAGGGGCAGGGCCAGGGTGAGGATGTACAGCGGGTTAAGCGACTGGGTCCATGCCGGTGGGATGTCAAAGCCGAGGAAGGTGCGGTTAAGTCTTTCGGCGGAGTAGACCGCAAACACGCCGTAGGTTTGGGCGAGCAGCGCCCAGTAGGTGGTGGAGGCGATGAACATCGGCAGGAAGGCGGCCACCCGGTGGCGTTCTTGGGTGCTCACGAGCGGCGAGCGGAACATCTGGATGAACAGGGCTACGGCGACGCTGACGGTGGCGATCAGTAAGACGGTGGCCAGGGTGGCAAAGCTGCGCATCCCCACGGCCAGCAGTGCCGCGGCGATGGCGATGACGGCCAGCGGCACGAGGAATCGTGCCGGTCCGAACAACGGATTGGGGACGGTGGTGATGGCGCTGCGGGCGGACTCGTTGAGTGAGGTCATCATGCGGGGGCGCAAGGAGAGGTAGATTGCCAGGCCCACCGCCATGAGGACTGCGGCGGCGCCGAATCCGTGGTGGTAGGAGTAGCGGGCGGCCAGCCAGCCGGTAAGCAGGGGGCCGAAGAAGGCGCCGACATTAATGCCCAGGTAGAAGAGCTGGAAGGCGACTCCGTGGCGGGCGCCGTTCGATGGGTAGACCCGGCCCAACACGGTGATGGCCGCCGTCTTGAGCAGCCCCGAACCCACGGCGATGGCGATGAGGCCGGGGGCTGTGCCCAGCCAGCCGGGGATGAGCGAGAGGCTGAGGTGGCCGAACATCAGCATTCCCGCCCCGAGGAGCAGGGTTCGTTCGGGGCCGAAGAGGCGATCGCCGACCCATCCGCCGCCGAAGGCACACAGGTAGAGGAGGGATCCGTAGGCGCCGACGAGGGCGGTGGCCTCCACTTTGTCCATCCCTAGGCCGCCGTCGGAGATCGTGGCGTAGAGGTAGTAGGCGAGGATGGCCTGCATTCCGTAGAAGCTGAAGCGCTCCCACATTTCGATGCTGACGACGGCCGGCATGGCCACGGGGTGGCGGTCAGCCGTCACCCCTGAACGTTGTTCAATTGCTGTCATGGGCAGCATCATGCCAGACGGGTGCATGCGTTAGGATCAAAGCCCTGCCTAAACTTGAACAATGTTCAACCTCTCGAAGGACGCTATGCCCCCCACGCTCAGTCTCGCCGATGTGCACAGGCTCGACGCCGCACACATCTGGCACCCCTACGCCCCAGCGGGCATCCCCACCCTGCCGGTCGAATCTGCCAGTGGAGTCACCCTCACGCTTGGCGACGGCCGTGAGGTCATCGATGCCATGAGCTCCTGGTGGGCAGTGGTGCACGGACACAGCCACCCGCGGCTGGTCGCCGCCGCTCAACGCCAGGCAGAGACCATGAGCCACGTCATGTTCGGCGGGCTCACCCACCGGCCGGCGGTGGAACTAGCCCAAGCCCTCGTGGAGGTCACTGACCCGAATCTGACCAAGGTCTTCTACTCGGACTCTGGGTCGGTGTCCGTGGAAGTGGCCATCAAGATGGCACTCCAATACCAGCGGGGGATTGGCCACCCGGAGCGCACCAAGCTTCTGACGTGGCGCGGCGGATACCACGGGGACACCTTCGCCGCGATGAGCGTGTGCGATCCCGAGGGTGGGATGCACGCCATGTGGGACGGCACTCTGGCCCGACAAGTATTCGCCCCCGCACCGCCGGCTCGGGGTGCCAGTGCGGACGTGATCGCGGAATACGTCGCTACGATGGATCAGCTCATCACCGCCGACATTGCCGCCCTCATCATCGAGCCGGTGGTCCAGGGCGCAGGTGGCATGCGCTTTCATGACGGCGCTCTTGTCGCGGAAGTGCGTGAGTTGTGTGAGCGCCGAGGGATCCTCTTCATCGCTGACGAAATCGCCAGCGGATGGGGAAGGACCGGAGCACTGTTTGCCACCGAGGGACTCCACCCGGACATCCTCTGCGTCGGCAAGGCGCTGACGGGTGGATTCATGACCTTGGCGGCCACCCTCACCAGCCTGAAGGTCTCCGATGCCATTGATAGTCCGGCCGGCGGCGGAGCGCTCATGCACGGCCCGACCTTCATGGCCAACCCGTTGGCCTGTGCCGTGGCCACGGAATCGGTGCGGATGCTGCAGGAAGGCCACTGGCGCACCCAGGTGCCCATGATTGAAGCTGCACTCCAGGAAGGTCTCGAGCCTCTCCGGCACTGCGACGGCGTCGCCGATGTCCGGGTCCTGGGTGCCATCGGTGTCGTGGAGATGACCGAACCGGTTGACATGCACCGAACCACCAGCGCCGCCCTTGACCACGGCGTGTGGATCAGACCATTTGGCCGATTGATTTACGTCATGCCGCCCTACATCTGCACACCGGGCGAACTCGCCACCATCTGCGCCGCTGTCACAGCTGCAGTGGCACCAGGGAAGGAAGCACAATGAGCATCATCTTCGTGACGGGAACCGGCACCGATGTCGGCAAGACCATCGCCACGGCGGCACTCGCCGTCCGTATCGCGGCCGACGGCCACCGGGTCATCCCCGTCAAGCCCGTGCAAACGGGCATCGGGGACGCTGCGGACCGGGGAGATATCGGGGTCGTCGAAAAGCTCACTGGCTTGTCAGGAGAGGAATTCCACCGCTACCCGGAGCCGCTCGCCCCCAACCTCGCGGCCCGTCGGGCTCACCTGCCGGCACCGGATCTGGACGCCATAGCGGCCCGCATTCGCGACCTGGACGCGCCCGGCACCGTCGTGCTCGTCGAGGGAGCCGGCGGACTGCTCGTTCAGCTTAACGATGACCAAACCTGCGCAGATTTGGCCCAGCGTCTCGGCGCGGATGTGGTGGTGGTGACCACGCTGGGGTTGGGTTCACTCAACGCCGCAGCGCTCACCG is a window from the Corynebacterium testudinoris genome containing:
- a CDS encoding segregation and condensation protein A, giving the protein MPAAVAEQPELPGFRVALKNFEGPFDLLLQLIGAKKLDVTEVALSEVTDDFIAYTRRLGETADLDETTEFLVVAATLLDLKAARLLPRGEVDDLEDLALLETRDILFARLLQYKAYKQVADLFAQRQKNAQRRYPRAVGMEEQFADLLPPVTLGHTPATFAEMAASVFRPKPPEEVGIGHIHQVAVSVPEQAGRILDTLRLMGQNHWLTFAALTRDCTLSMEVVGRFLALLELYKAKAVEAEQAEPLGELTVAWTGLDVDPAVVAARNWD
- a CDS encoding peptide MFS transporter — encoded protein: MTAIEQRSGVTADRHPVAMPAVVSIEMWERFSFYGMQAILAYYLYATISDGGLGMDKVEATALVGAYGSLLYLCAFGGGWVGDRLFGPERTLLLGAGMLMFGHLSLSLIPGWLGTAPGLIAIAVGSGLLKTAAITVLGRVYPSNGARHGVAFQLFYLGINVGAFFGPLLTGWLAARYSYHHGFGAAAVLMAVGLAIYLSLRPRMMTSLNESARSAITTVPNPLFGPARFLVPLAVIAIAAALLAVGMRSFATLATVLLIATVSVAVALFIQMFRSPLVSTQERHRVAAFLPMFIASTTYWALLAQTYGVFAVYSAERLNRTFLGFDIPPAWTQSLNPLYILTLALPLAWVLARLRTRRGLHSATTMASGLLIAGAGMLVLLPFTGGAAGSTPFLALAGCILLFSLGELLIGPVGMAATSAHAPAAFATRFSALYFLTLAIGTSLAGSLSRFFDPSNAVAERTYLLSVTGTVVAIAVGVFFAARALRRTTEETAA
- a CDS encoding ParA family protein — its product is MTGDGLFETPGSELGLTGRPVRDLPQPAPLEKHGPAKIIAMCNQKGGVGKTTSTINLGACLAEQGRKVLLVDLDPQGALSAGLGVPFDELDLTVYNLLIDNQTSIHSAIHSTSVPGMDLVPANIDLSAAEIQLVNEVGREQTLARALRPVMKDYDFIILDCQPSLGLLTVNALACSHGVIIPMECEYFSLRGLALLTDTVEKVSDRLNFDLEILGILVTMFDRRTSHAREVMSRVVEVFGDQVFDSVITRTVRFPETSVAGEPIITWAPSSQGAEQYRHLALEVLERTS
- the bioD gene encoding dethiobiotin synthase; the encoded protein is MSIIFVTGTGTDVGKTIATAALAVRIAADGHRVIPVKPVQTGIGDAADRGDIGVVEKLTGLSGEEFHRYPEPLAPNLAARRAHLPAPDLDAIAARIRDLDAPGTVVLVEGAGGLLVQLNDDQTCADLAQRLGADVVVVTTLGLGSLNAAALTVEAAKARGLNVIGLIGGSLPAQPDLATELNLAELPVVTGTPLWGTLPAGLGQATDFAETARRNLPTGCWTGE
- a CDS encoding adenosylmethionine--8-amino-7-oxononanoate transaminase, with amino-acid sequence MPPTLSLADVHRLDAAHIWHPYAPAGIPTLPVESASGVTLTLGDGREVIDAMSSWWAVVHGHSHPRLVAAAQRQAETMSHVMFGGLTHRPAVELAQALVEVTDPNLTKVFYSDSGSVSVEVAIKMALQYQRGIGHPERTKLLTWRGGYHGDTFAAMSVCDPEGGMHAMWDGTLARQVFAPAPPARGASADVIAEYVATMDQLITADIAALIIEPVVQGAGGMRFHDGALVAEVRELCERRGILFIADEIASGWGRTGALFATEGLHPDILCVGKALTGGFMTLAATLTSLKVSDAIDSPAGGGALMHGPTFMANPLACAVATESVRMLQEGHWRTQVPMIEAALQEGLEPLRHCDGVADVRVLGAIGVVEMTEPVDMHRTTSAALDHGVWIRPFGRLIYVMPPYICTPGELATICAAVTAAVAPGKEAQ